Proteins co-encoded in one Cataglyphis hispanica isolate Lineage 1 chromosome 4, ULB_Chis1_1.0, whole genome shotgun sequence genomic window:
- the LOC126848694 gene encoding ubiquitin carboxyl-terminal hydrolase 34 isoform X1, with amino-acid sequence MCDVCVDFHDLLLSYDERSSKEQDALATLCITDVDTTLHYVNQWVQRQCMCCYREIKNFDRFIRLTQSIVLCTLQQLQVIQQNEDVAKETVEEGKEEEEKNSKRKSSDNTEHAQVEAQTKQIWSQQDRERLFHLLSKIFLLNFPLYIAMKHGGVINPLAPVKDEGGYCEPHDPEVPAPLIRAVSIFCHQGGFNLMSACFDMESTLPVSLAHSMVAVICNLKLWLNYGSVIQLFIPLRSRVMKYMCRLGDKELRTPAVRTMADFMWSAVKDPIDAVLPSFDRDGLDLAFKYFTSTTLTMRLAGVAQINAHITASNELCNSETVAEVEQVGHALAAWLTENNIIAHIFGPNLHVEVIKQSHIILSFLAMEGRITSSDMDTMWQAAQLKHCGRPVYDLLAPLVKHLAPTPVLHLYSLLGKLEPKDHTEQSLFLASALIKFIWTSGRSAYPRGFVMKNREILRSTSGVGGSSSSDPSGMDGSSPEDDEEEPSPTLSDGPSPRKQARADSSDGEGHYKGKNLTTTTIESSLNEIEDLNSDKFDCNRELPKDSSTSAIREELKNKQSGSDAEADTEKSNTEEMFVQEKKKRKILRKRKRPQKRSLNAVEKTLEDIVGQDDNVKSKDLLVDAKNRTEDVLNSSLDVGALTTLDEPKSVDALDRVKQQAIALDPNDQQVPTTAALLRRANKNKYMSIVGYNVDRAADSADSSHDEDDSDVAGVLAAADGPGAVISELAGLVHATGPTFLPSGLDEMLSDEEGSYSSRISNKSEKNMADFDGEESGCEEELAQLAARHLTAIQMQAYHPHHSHSTITIRRSVCQPPQVRAARQTATRLSSQFNLDTVCKPGNTLLWDLLQDDKIGQLGEGLALEAEKALCNLLCFNVDRLIPMKFIEGCLENLATNRSVVVSLRLLPKLLASFQQFGAMDAHTITTWADRERGMMKHFFNNLKTYTSTGPKSNLYSHQTEIQVRLQFLSSIFSPLGSPDCFRLSLEQVDILWQCLSQDPICADELFSWLLSQAKSTEQHALGMDTLKHLCMRKLPSLPPETISMTGLSLFQQLCNLARLAAAHLDRPLRDVDSVGMDFLWRIALKAKSTDVSMAAIQYLNGYYMSRQLTQEAEFVSQCMTHLAAASADLESNEEASLRCIQRALLLLRTHLEAFRKRYAYHLRRWILEGRGVASQCYVAMNTSEKGQQLRIFVQPAGIPEKTNFTLLNTDYVADLRAEVAKWWDDTQNIQEKSAASANATSNSGSVLGSLLTDGPIRMITQGQELTIDFDEKTLQEMGFKDGQLVFISPGASRSNGGGGGRCSKRDMDSPSLLPPPPRESLPTLLLLRPQYFEQLFTLMRTLSAMRTTVKGGQEIPHTKAQVLSRRVWDTLTLLPTSPTLLRGFQKLGETSLQELLDPASPQKLMYSLYIVESLSRRGTTNQPSSSNSTVSSTAASAHQGGGDADDNQDDQEKDITWSTRFVQHGGLRHLFDIFMSGCLEQGDGSEWQQDCLASLLKQLCHLGVVREEKKRNKADKPLLVPKLSEAMLRMMNVDTMMPRITSILNDASLPLDPNHYKTGLFGRSQVIHYTMALLVCWVHSDPAVRQYLFSSSEPFGKTWLRRLILEDPEPAVRREVCTALYKLCLGSTGAEDDNSEQMPGLIVPMLNTLLEHLVIAEAMQPSHRKPDLPLHLHSVLDEGKEPYGPACKDYFWLVCRLVDSLPDEAIRESTADETSGTTIDLEALAIRVIDSVLNREHLETRHNTVEDDALVGLINLTCNIMTHNPPCKQGKIGQNLLDQVFDFLFALPNPRSKHVPKCKSQASRSAAFDLLVELVKSTPDNYRMLHEKLLAQHRPGPHSPYPWDYWPHEDGRSDCGYVGLTNLGATCYMASCMQHLYMMPQARVSILGADCSRANKHQLTLRELQRMFAYLLESERKAYNPRSFCRVYTMNHEPLNTGEQKDMAEFFIDLVSKLEEMTSDLKNLVKTLFCGVISNNVVSLDCEHVSRTLEEFYTVRCQVADMRNLYESLDEVTVKDTLEGDNMYTCSQCGKKARAEKRACFKKLPHILCFNTMRYTFNMGTMLKEKVNTHFSFPLRLDMSGYVEKKLMPQHYKDEKKAVLLQKRKSENDGHTRPLLDEEDIQEEEMEHYQYDLIGVTVHTGTADGGHYYSFIRDRTSPNKDKWFLFNDAEVKPFDPNQIAAECFGGEMTSKTYDSVTDKFMDFSFEKTNSAYMLFYEWCADPGEQTKEEEATVSSPIADNNADNNTGRSSSSLVRNNMNKLPPLELNKELEDWIWQDNMHFLQDKNIFEHTYFGFMWQICGYIPQTLLSVQPDITEMSAELSTSFFMETFIHAKEKPTMVQWVELLTKQFNGSPGACARFLERMAGDSWWPIQILVKCPNQMVRQMFQRLCIHVIQRLRATQVPLYLLCDEENDVNTVGTRSCVTRFVRMLLSLMEHAKQHLKHLTEYFSFLYEFSKMGDDEAVFLIRVQAISTMVNFYLGHKTHEFVDAVSEEEEEEEIVTVPSEKLRPASLDKMIMLIAYLVERSRGQDHRLALSPADLSAVAGGKGFPFLYQQTRDLINLAQTRNLIQSLCRWNDRLAIHVVTMIFQAIMKHTDVCQPFFKLLTLLTESSGLSGLPCMTQLILGRVWEAARVAPHGALEWLAHAVTRSKLAHAWVLQGLDTWLQHFLLEHSNQRVRSAAAFLLVSLVPSTHFRQGYRTVHRLNLNCNSSRELQLSPEATLILHQIYTALLRLLQPARHYIDIQTHGTMKLTAYFALLTYCVVSKTEKLMFGQYLNDLWTLFHPKLSEPSIPVHHNKQAVLLFWYHVCSDCPENVAMILHNPHITKNIAFNYILADHEDQDVVLFNRVMLPAYYGLLRLCCQQSRTFTRQLAAHQNIQWAFKNITPHPTQYSTAVDELFKLMQLLVARHPDQTEQEEAEIASFRRGTLSSYLQGLDGRSCWATLISAFRILIESDDDRLYVVYNGGLSMALEAFHMLHIMYHEATACHVAGDLAELIAIIVELVRCVRTARDGPDARNILANCKEWPDILRKLATLLNTYNPPDMRNLAIDLLKELVMLVPAEAILILAPLLSHCHAALQESHAAVPPGPYLPRRSTPPGKMPSRPARPMVQMAVPHSQLEASKGVDPEYDSALLEFYLPYHELIDVMCRLAINNDCMTDALVNLSAMLGFEGVPLHLALFPRLWLDVHAATHIDRKHITSLLCSSYTVDYVDAVLLDERSSLGVPAIHAFLKTFFPKLASHVLTEQTCLLIDNLVSSLTAMVDAVDVEASAHRLTGDLRALALVYSSSTRLKPSSSLLPALETLLSRTRIITVKENRSSSEVESPSKRRRLCGDSEPVDKELCAPINDIDMENNISEADIDKADTVNDTMSSDSGDDKAATARHKSGNVQAETIATSGTVSPPRLVTTANSCTNQLRCSLTNVSWLEMLEKTIVDLQTIVQVQSKNN; translated from the exons GTTATcgcgagattaaaaattttgatcgatTTATAAGGCTAACTCAGAGTATTGTACTTTGTACATTACAACAGTTACAAGTTATACAGCAAAATGAAGATGTTGCTAAGGAGACTGTTGAAGAAGgaaaagaggaggaagagaaaaatagtAAACGAAAGTCCAGCGACAACACAGAGCATGCACAAGTGGAAGCTCAGACGAAACAGATATGGTCACAGCAGGATAGGGAAAGATTATTTCATCTtctctcgaaaatttttttattaaattttcctcTTTATATCGCTATGAAGCATGGCGGTGTAATCAATCCTTTAGCTCCTGTCAAG GACGAAGGTGGCTATTGCGAACCGCATGATCCCGAAGTACCGGCGCCTTTGATCCGTGCTGTATCTATATTTTGCCATCAAGGAGGCTTTAATTTGATGTCCGCTTGTTTTGATATGGAAAGCACACTGCCTGTTAGTCTTGCGCATTCTATGGTTGCAGTTATTTGTAATCTCAAACTTTGGTTAAATTACGGTAGCGTCATCCAACTATTTATACCATTACGCAGTCGTGTTATGAAGTATATGTGTCGTTTAGGAGACAAGGAATTGCGTACTCCTGCTGTTAGAACAATGGCAG attttatgtgGAGCGCGGTGAAAGATCCAATAGACGCCGTATTACCGAGCTTTGATCGCGATGGACTCGACTtggcatttaaatattttactagtACAACTCTGACTATGAGGCTGGCTGGTGTAGCTCAGATAAACGCTCATATCACCGCTTCTAATGAGCTCTGCAATAGCGAGACCGTTGCCGAAGTCGAACAAGTGGGACACGCACTTGCCGCTTGGTTAACTGAGAACAACATCATAGCTCATATATTCGGACCAAACTTACACGTAGAGGTTATTAAGCAGAGTCAcattatattaagttttttagCTATGGAAGGTAGAATTACATCTTCAGACATGGACACTATGTGGCAAGCCGCACAATTGAAGCATTGCGGCCGACCGGTTTATGACCTATTGGCACCTTTGGTTAAACATCTGGCTCCTACTCCCGTACTTCATCTATACTCTTTATTAGGCAAATTAGAACCTAAGGATCACACAGAACAAAGTCTGTTCTTAGCGTCTGCTTTGATCAAATTTATCTGGACATCCGGTCGTTCGGCTTATCCTAGGGGTTTTGTAATGAAAAACCGAGAGATTTTGAGGAGTACTAGTGGAGTCGGCGGAAGTAGCAGCAGCGATCCGAGCGGTATGGACGGTAGTAGTCCAGAAGACGATGAGGAAGAGCCTAGTCCGACATTGTCCGATGGACCGTCGCCCAGAAAACAAGCAAGGGCCGACAGTAGCGACGGTGAAG gaCATTATAAAGGAAAGAATCTGACGACTACCACCATTGAATCGAGTCTCAATGAAATCGAAGACCTGAATTCTGATAAATTTGATTGTAATAGAGAATTGCCTAAGGATTCATCAACGAGTGCTATTCGCGAGGAGCTAAAGAACAAGCAGAGTGGATCCGATGCCGAAGCGGACACGGAGAAGTCTAATACGGAGGAAATGTTTGTACAGGAGAAGAAAAAACGAAAGATTCTGCGCAAGCGAAAGAGACCGCAGAAGCGTTCTTTGAACGCCGTTGAGAAAACTCTGGAAGATATTGTTGGTCAAGACGACAATGTGAAGTCGAAGGATTTGCTTGTAGATGCGAAAAACAGAACGGAAGATGTATTGAATAGTAGTCTAGATGTGGGTGCTTTAACTACATTAGATGAACCGAAGAGCGTTGACGCGTTGGATCGCGTTAAGCAACAGGCAATAGCTTTGGATCCAAACGACCAGCAAGTTCCAACAACAGCGGCGCTATTAAGACGCgccaataagaataaatacatGTCTATAGTGGGATACAATGTGGATCGAGCGGCTGACTCGGCGGATAGTTCGCATGACGAGGACGATAGCGATGTAGCGGGTGTGCTTGCTGCCGCGGACGGTCCTGGTGCGGTGATATCTGAGCTTGCTGGATTAGTGCATGCTACCGGTCCTACGTTCCTACCTTCGGGTTTGGATGAGATGCTTTCCGACGAAGAAGGCTCGTATAGTAGCAGAATATCGAACAAGAGTGAAAAGAATATGGCCGATTTCGACGGCGAAGAGAGCGGTTGTGAGGAAGAATTGGCCCAATTGGCGGCGCGTCACTTAACCGCTATTCAAATGCAAGCTTATCATCCTCATCATTCGCACTCAACCATAACAATTAGAAGATCGGTCTGTCAACCGCCGCAAGTGCGAGCCGCTCGACAAACGGCCACCAGACTGAGCTCGCAATTTAATTTGGATACGGTTTGTAAACCAGGTAACACATTGTTGTGGGACCTTCTTCAGGATGATAAGATTGGTCAGCTAGGCGAAGGACTGGCCTTGGAGGCGGAGAAAGCGCTGTGCAATCTTTTGTGTTTTAATGTTGATCGCTTAATTCCGATGAAATTCATAGAAGGTTGCTTAGAAAATTTGGCAACTAATCGTTCTGTGGTCGTATCTCTCAGATTGTTGCCAAAATTGCTGGCAAGCTTCCAGCAGTTTGGAGCGATGGACGCGCATACCATTACGACCTGGGCCGATCGTGAGCGCGGCATGATGaaacatttctttaataatttaaagacatACACTAGCACGGGACCGAAGAGTAATTTGTATTCTCATCAAACGGAAATACAAGTCAGACTACAATTTCTATCGTCAATCTTCTCGCCTTTAGGTTCGCCCGATTGCTTTCGCTTGAGTTTGGAACAAGTGGATATATTGTGGCAATGCTTGTCGCAGGATCCGATATGCGCGGATGAACTCTTTAGCTGGTTGCTCAGTCAAGCAAAATCTACGGAACAGCATGCCTTAGGAATGGACACACTGAAGCATCTGTGTATGCGCAAATTACCTAGCTTACCACCAGAAACTATCAGCATGACGGGCCTAAGTCTGTTTCAGCAGTTGTGTAATTTGGCGCGTTTGGCCGCGGCGCACTTGGATAGACCATTGAGAGATGTGGACTCAGTGGGTATGGATTTTTTGTGGCGAATCGCTTTGAAGGCGAAAAGTACTGACGTCAGTATGGCAGCTATACAGTATCTCAACGGCTATTATATGTCGCGACAACTAACGCAGGAAGCGGAATTTGTTTCGCAGTGCATGACGCATCTCGCGGCGGCTAGCGCTGATCTCGAGAGCAACGAGGAGGCTAGTTTGCGTTGCATACAGCGCGCTCTGCTCTTGCTAAGGACGCATTTAGAAGCTTTTCGAAAACGCTACGCCTATCATTTACGTCGCTGGATACTCGAAGGCAGAGGCGTTGCCAGCCAATGCTATGTAGCCATGAACACGTCCGAGAAGGGCCAACAATTGAGAATTTTTGTGCAACCTGCTGGTATACCAGAGAAAACGAATTTTACTCTTCTTAACACCGATTACGTAGCGGATTTACGAGCTGAAGTAGCTAAATGGTGGGACGACACGCAGAATATTCAAGAAAAGTCCGCAGCCTCCGCAAATGCAACTTCGAATAGCGGATCGGTTTTAGGATCGTTACTCACCGATGGTCCTATCAGAATGATCACCCAGGGACAAGAATTAACTATCGATTTTGACGAAAAGACTTTGCAAGAGATGGGTTTTAAGGATGGTCAATTGGTATTTATTTCACCTGGTGCCAGTAGAAGTAACGGTGGTGGCGGCGGTCGATGCAGCAAACGGGATATGGATTCGCCCTCATTGTTACCGCCCCCTCCTAGAGAATCGTTACCGACCTTACTGTTACTCCGACCGCAGTACTTTGAACAGCTGTTTACGCTTATGAGAACACTCAGCGCCATGAGAACAACCGTGAAAGGTGGACAAGAGATACCTCATACGAAAGCCCAAGTACTCTCGAGAAGGGTTTGGGACACGCTCACTTTGTTACCAACAAGCCCGACTTTATTGCGAGGTTTTCAAAAACTTGGTGAGACGTCTCTTCAGGAGTTACTCGATCCGGCGAGTCCGCAAAAGTTGAtgtattctctttatatagtCGAGTCTTTGAGTCGACGAGGTACGACGAATCAACCATCATCGAGCAACTCTACCGTTTCATCGACGGCTGCATCGGCGCATCAAGGTGGCGGAGATGCGGACGACAATCAGGATGATCAGGAGAAAGACATAACTTGGTCCACCCGGTTTGTGCAACACGGTGGACTCCGACATCTTTTCGATATCTTTATGTCAGGCTGTTTGGAACAGGGAGACGGCAGTGAATGGCAACAGGATTGCCTGGCTAGTTTGTTGAAGCAACTTTGTCATCTCGGCGTCgtaagagaggaaaagaaacgCAACAAAGCAGACAAGCCGCTATTGGTGCCCAAGCTGAGCGAGGCAATGCTGAGAATGATGAATGTCGACACAATGATGCCAAGAATAACGAGCATTTTAAATGATGCCTCGTTACCGCTCGATCCGAATCATTACAAAACCGGACTTTTTGGTCGATCTCAAGTGATACATTACACCATGGCGCTGTTGGTTTGTTGGGTGCACAGCGACCCGGCAGTACGACAATATTTGTTCTCATCGTCCGAGCCATTCGGAAAAACATGGCTACGCAGATTGATACTAGAGGATCCCGAGCCGGCGGTGAGACGCGAGGTATGCACGGCTTTGTACAAACTATGTTTAGGTAGCACCGGTGCGGAAGACGACAACTCAGAACAGATGCCAGGATTGATAGTACCCATGTTGAATACTCTGCTAGAGCATCTTGTAATCGCCGAAGCTATGCAACCTTCTCATCGCAAACCGGATTTACCGTTACATTTGCACTCAGTCCTGGACGAAGGAAAAGAGCCTTATGGACCAGCCTGTAAAGACTACTTTTGGTTGGTATGCCGTCTGGTGGATTCTTTACCGGACGAAGCGATTCGAGAGAGTACGGCAGATGAGACCTCTGGCACGACTATTGATCTCGAGGCACTGGCCATCCGTGTAATCGACTCCGTGCTTAATCGGGAACACTTGGAGACTCGACATAACACGGTGGAAGATGACGCTTTGGTTGGATTGATTAATCTTACGTGCAACATTATGACACATAACCCTCCCTGCAAGCAGGGAAAAATCGGTCAGAATCTGTTGGATCAAGTATTTGATTTTCTGTTTGCCTTGCCGAATCCGCGGAGTAAGCATGTGCCTAAGTGTAAGAGCCAAGCGTCCAGATCAGCCGCTTTCGATCTTCTAGTCGAACTGGTGAAATCGACGCCTGATAATTATAGGATGTTGCATGAGAAGTTACTCGCTCAGCACCGTCCCGGACCGCATTCTCCGTATCCATGGGATTACTGGCCTCACGAGGACGGGCGTTCCGATTGCGGTTACGTAGGCTTGACAAATCTTGGTGCGACATGTTATATGGCCAGTTGCATGCAACATCTGTACATGATGCCGCAAGCGCGCGTCTCTATACTGGGCGCCGATTGCAGTCGTGCTAATAAGCATCAGCTGACTTTACGAGAATTGCAGAGAATGTTTGCATACCTGTTGGAATCTGAGAGAAAAGCGTATAATCCGAGAAGCTTCTGTCGCGTGTACACGATGAACCACGAGCCACTGAATACCGGCGAGCAGAAAGACATGGCCGAATTTTTCATTGATCTTGTTTCCAAGTTAGAGGAGATGACGTCCGACCTGAAAAACTTAGTTAAGACGCTGTTCTGCGGCGTAATATCCAACAATGTCGTTTCGCTCGATTGTGAGCATGTTAGTAGGACCTTGGAGGAATTCTATACCGTCCGTTGCCAAGTGGCAGATATGAGAAATCTTTATGAAAGTTTGGACGAGGTCACGGTCAAGGATACGTTGGAGGGTGATAATATGTACACGTGCTCGCAGTGTGGGAAGAAAGCGCGCGCGGAAAAACGtgcatgttttaaaaaattgccgcATATATTGTGTTTTAACACGATGCGCTACACCTTTAACATGGGTACTATGTTGAAAGAAAAAGTGAACACGCATTTCAGTTTTCCTCTTAGACTGGATATGTCTGGTTACGTCGAGAAAAAGCTCATGCCGCAGCATTATAAGGACGAGAAGAAAGCCGTGTTACTCCAGAAGAGAAAATCCGAGAATGATGGACATACGAGACCATTGCTGGACGAGGAAGACATACAGGAGGAAGAAATGGAGCATTatcaatatgatttaattggCGTGACTGTTCATACAGGAACGGCGGATGGCGGACATTATTACAGTTTCATCAGGGATCGTACGTCTCCCAACAAGGACAAGTGGTTCTTGTTCAATGATGCTGAAGTCAAGCCGTTTGATCCGAATCAGATCGCGGCCGAATGCTTCGGCGGCGAAATGACCAGCAAGACATACGATTCGGTGACGGACAAATTCATGGACTTTAGCTTCGAGAAGACGAACTCAGCGTATATGTTATTCTACGAATGGTGCGCCGATCCCGGTGAGCAAACGAAGGAAGAGGAAGCTACCGTATCGAGTCCTATTGCCGATAATAATGCCGATAATAATACTGGGCGATCGTCATCCTCGCTAGTACGCAATAACATGAACAAACTGCCACCATTAGAGCTTAACAAGGAGCTCGAAGACTGGATCTGGCAGGACAATATGCACTTTTTACAGGATAAGAATATATTCGAGCACACATACTTTGGATTTATGTGGCAGATATGCGGCTACATACCGCAAACGCTGCTCTCCGTGCAGCCGGATATTACGGAGATGTCCGCGGAACTGTCGACGTCCTTTTTTATGGAAACATTCATACACGCCAAGGAGAAGCCGACGATGGTGCAATGGGTGGAACTGCTGACCAAGCAATTCAACGGCTCGCCGGGCGCGTGCGCGAGATTTCTCGAACGGATGGCCGGCGACTCGTGGTGGCCTATTCAGATTCTAGTCAAATGTCCTAATCAGATGGTCAGACAGATGTTTCAACGGCTATGCATCCACGTAATTCAACGATTGCGAGCTACTCAGGTGCCTCTGTATCTTCTCTGTGACGAGGAGAACGACGTCAATACAGTAGGCACGCGATCCTGTGTTACGCGATTTGTTAGAATGTTATTATCGCTTATGGAACATGCCAAGCAGCATCTTAAGCATCTCACCGAATACTTCAGTTTCTTGTACGAGTTCAGCAAGATGGGTGATGATGAGGCTGTTTTTCTCATCAGGGTGCAAGCCATCTCCACGATGGTAAACTTTTATCTTGGACATAAGACGCACGAGTTTGTTGACGCGGTTAgcgaggaggaagaagaagaggagattGTGACCGTGCCTTCGGAAAAACTCCGACCTGCGTCGTTGGATAAGATGATTATGTTGATTGCGTATTTGGTGGAGCGCAGTAGAGGACAGGATCATAGATTGGCCTTATCGCCGGCAGATCTGAGCGCCGTTGCAGGTGGCAAAGGCTTTCCCTTTTTGTATCAACAGACACGAGATCTCATCAATCTCGCTCAAACCAGAAACTTGATTCAATCGTTATGCCGTTGGAATGACAGACTGGCGATACACGTCGTTACTATGATATTCCAGGCAATAATGAAGCACACTGACGTGTGTCAACCTTTCTTCAAGTTATTGACGCTTCTGACGGAAAGTTCAGGATTAAGCGGACTGCCTTGCATGACCCAACTGATCTTAGGTAGGGTCTGGGAAGCGGCGAGAGTCGCTCCTCATGGTGCGCTCGAATGGTTGGCTCACGCGGTGACGAGGAGCAAATTAGCGCACGCCTGGGTGCTGCAAGGACTTGACACGTGGCTGCAGCACTTCCTTCTGGAACACTCCAATCAGAGGGTCCGTTCAGCCGCCGCTTTTCTGTTGGTATCGTTGGTCCCATCTACGCACTTTAGACAGGGTTATCGAACCGTTCATCGACTCAATCTAAATTGCAACTCGTCCAGAGAGCTTCAGCTATCACCGGAAGCTACTCTAATATTGCATCAGATATATACGGCGCTCTTAAGATTATTGCAACCCGCGCGCCATTACATCGACATACAAACTCATGGTACAATGAAACTCACTGCCTACTTTGCATTGCTCACATACTGCGTAGTCTCCAAAACCGAAAAATTAATG TTCGGACAATATCTTAACGACTTGTGGACGCTTTTCCATCCGAAGCTTTCGGAACCGAGTATCCCGGTGCATCATAATAAGCAAGCGGTACTTTTGTTTTGGTATCATGTCTGCTCCGATTGCCCAGAGAATGTCGCTATGATACTCCACAATCCACATATAACTAagaatattgcatttaattacatatt AGCTGATCACGAAGATCAGGATGTCGTGCTATTTAACAGAGTTATGTTACCTGCATATTACGGCCTCTTGCGGCTTTGCTGCCAGCAGTCGCGCACTTTTACAAGACAATTGGCTGCACATCAGAATATTCAATGGGCATTCAAAAACATCACTCCTCATCCGACTCAGTATTCAACC GCGGtggatgaattatttaaattgatgcaATTGTTAGTCGCGAGACATCCTGATCAAACGGAACAAGAAGAGGCGGAGATCGCATCATTTAGAAGAGGCACGCTATCCTCTTATCTACAAGGGCTCGATGGTCGTTCGTGCTGGGCAACTCTCATCTCTGCTTTTCG aatTCTTATTGAATCGGACGACGATCGTTTGTACGTAGTTTACAACGGTGGTTTAAGTATGGCTCTCGAAGCGTTTCACATGCTACATATAATGTATCACGAGGCAACGGCTTGCCACGTTGCCGGTGATCTGGCAGAACTGATCGCCATTATTGTCGAGCTTGTGCGATGCGTTCGTACCGCGAGAGATGGACCGGATGCTAGAAATATTCTCGCCAATTGCAAAGAATGGCCCGATATACTCCGCAAGCTGGCAACATTACTAAACACGTACAATCCGCCGGATATGAGAAACCTGGCTATAGATCTTTTAAAAGAGCTCGTAATGCTTGTTCCTGCCGAAGCAATACTGATTCTAGCACCATTACTCTCGCACTGCCATGCAGCTCTTCAGGAATCCCATGCCGCAGTTCCGCCTGGACCGTATCTTCCGCGAAGATCTACTCCTCCCGGGAAGATGCCTAGCAGACCCGCTAGACCGATGGTACAAATGGCAGTGCCTCATTCTCAGCTGGAGGCGTCGAAAGGAGTGGATCCGGAGTACGATAGCGCCCTGCTTGAATTTTACTTACCTTATCATGAACTAATAGATGTCATGTGCAGATTGGcgataaataatgattgtaTGACGGATGCGTTAGTGAATTTGAGCGCTATGCTTGGATTCGAAG GTGTACCTTTGCACTTGGCTCTATTTCCTAGATTATGGTTGGATGTGCATGCCGCTACACATATAGACAGAAAGCATATAACGTCTCTTCTATGTTCTTCCTATACGGTAGATTATGTAGACGCTGTGCTACTGGACGAAAGATCGTCGTTAGGAGTGCCGGCGATACATGCTTTTCTTAAGACTTTCTTTCCAAAATTGGCCAGTCACGTGTTGACCGAGCAAACGTGCTTGCTCATCGATAATCTGGTCAGCTCGCTAACGGCAATGGTGGATGCGGTGGACGTTGAAGCGTCAGCGCATAGGTTAACCGGAGACTTGCGTGCCCTGGCTCTCGTTTACAGTAGTAGTACAAGACTGAAACCATCCTCCAGCCTGCTGCCGGCTTTAGAGACGCTGTTGTCGCGAACACGGATTATTACAGTAAAAGAGAACCGTTCATCGTCAGAAGTGGAGTCGCCTTCCAAACGGCGTAGATTGTGCGGCGATAGTGAACCGGTCGACAAAGAACTGTGCGCGCCGATCAACGATATCGACATGGAGAACAATATTTCCGAGGCGGATATAGACAAGGCGGATACGGTGAACGATACGATGTCTTCCGATTCCGGGGATGATAAGGCCGCCACTGCCAGGCACAAATCGGGCAATGTTCAAGCGGAGACTATCGCCACCAGCGGTACTGTCTCGCCGCCGCGTCTGGTTACCACCGCCAACAGTTGTACAAATCAGTTACGCTGCTCGTTGACTAATGTCTCATGGCTCGAGATGCTGGAGAAGACTATTGTCGATCTTCAAACAATCGTGCAAGTGCAAagcaagaataattaa